The following coding sequences are from one Alosa alosa isolate M-15738 ecotype Scorff River chromosome 13, AALO_Geno_1.1, whole genome shotgun sequence window:
- the ibtk gene encoding inhibitor of Bruton tyrosine kinase isoform X1 yields the protein MSVVASPDCTPKCRSAQHADEVVAAMTGGSEEGRLCTFLMAHCHNAATLRDGFGRTALHLAASLGKRALLEWLLDSKSADLLAKDKESGWTALHRSAFYGHIHCLMALVKHGGPLSIQDKEGLSVLDLTMKDRPAHVVFRNTDPTEVYTWGNNANFTLGHGNHESRHHPEIVDLFARTGVYIKQVVLCKFHSVFLSQTGKVFTCGHGQGGRLGHGDEQTYLVPRMVEGLLCDYVSQVAAARDHTVVLTEEGNVYTFGLNRFHQLGLNPPPAASLVPKHVSSKTLKGRYVIGVAAGRFHTVMWTHDAVYTVGLNGGQLGYLLDPNGEKCVTSPRQVSALHYKDVSISMVAASNGATVCVTVKGDVYLLADYQCKKLASKQLNIKKVLVTGGTLDHRVDPQLLNENGGEKAAILALDEAGRVFCWRSVGGALRQCRWAYGRQVFMSDIALSKSNMMFVTQEGEGFSGQWLGEYKKITDKKDPTGGVEVCGHSEAGGVYERIRLEKLPYVHRAVSITVDSKGRNFAVLQSDPKTSLYEIPTVSMSTFSDHLRVLRAEADEMDSIHDVTLQAGDRTFPAHKYILSVRSDFFRKLLFREGGQGDGGGEDWDEEEEVRRSEDASGCDLLVLEKVSAELLEQALQFVYADTCEMLTHGARPSVPRVNATNSARKPGHNQQKQNQQNQQEQLIHSLQELGLGDSLRGRSALEVYRSLPPPTHVEGDNRDKEKPKGKGPKPGKKGSKGGGGSEAGGPSPVKMLQALAKRLGLGSLSNRLEGVKFENGTVTVTAKKTGSRPKFNQKKCTYLCDVTLRAEDGKEFPCHKCVLCARLEYFNSMLGNPWIEATSCTALDMPTSSEVLQVILEYVYTDDSPTVKESLKVEFVCNVLVVADQLLIPRLKEMCEVAITENLTLKNAAELLEFASMYNADQLKLSCQQFIVLNMAALLESRALDVLSEDVLVELSSAYRRMIPAMQKRLITPYPNAPDLSGYEDRDLLSSLGPSNDTNHSCNESLLKKAKLKAKRKPRRRSDSSGGYTLSDIIHSPPPSGEKCLSSGVFFGDLGPPAKANSVESLHEVVTSDSEGSYMGVGSPRDLQSPIPLTRPETLEEKCGPPWMRTPPNTPHLRNGGPAPLASSAPEPIPVVKSSTVRQTPVVDLRIIMEMEANSMNQGATPKALDRGVM from the exons ATGAGCGTGGTGGCGTCACCCGACTGCACCCCTAAATGCCGCTCAGCTCAGCACGCGGACGAGGTGGTCGCGGCCATGACTGGTGGCTCAGAGGAGGGGCGTCTTTGCACCTTCCTGATGGCCCACTGCCACAATGCAGCCACGCTGCGCGATGGGTTTGGCCGCACGGCGCTGCACCTGGCTGCCTCGCTGGGCAAGCGTGCCCTGCTGGAGTGGCTGCTGGACAGCAAGAGCGCCGACCTGCTGGCCAAGGACAAGGAATCCGGCTGGACCGCCCTGCATCGCAGCGCATTCTATGGCCACATCCACTGCCTCATGGCCTTGGTCAAG CATGGTGGACCACTCTCCATCCAGGATAAGGAAGGCCTGTCTGTTCTGGATCTAACCATGAAGGACAGGCCGGCTCATGTGGTCTTCAGAAACACAG ATCCCACTGAGGTATACACCTGGGGGAACAACGCTAACTTCACCCTGGGGCATGGCAACCATGAGAGCAGGCACCACCCAGAGATCGTGGACCTGTTTGCGAGGACTGGGGTCTACATCAAGCAG GTGGTGTTGTGTAAGTTCCACTCAGTATTCCTGTCTCAGACAGGTAAAGTGTTCACCTGTGGACACGGGCAGGGCGGACGTCTGGGACACGGGGATGAGCAGACCTATCTG GTCCCCCGCATGGTGGAGGGGCTCCTGTGTGACTATGTGTCCCAGGTGGCGGCGGCGCGAGATCACACGGTGGTGCTGACGGAGGAGGGGAACGTCTACACCTTCGGCCTCAACCGCTTCCACCAGCTGGGCCTCAACCCACCCCCTGCAGCCAGCCTGGTACCCAAACAt GTGTCATCTAAGACTCTGAAAGGGAGGTATGTCATTGGCGTTGCCGCCGGAAGGTTCCACACGGTCATGTGGACCCATGATGCGGTCTACACTGTGGGACTGAACGGGGGGCAGCTTG GCTATTTGCTGGATCCCAACGGCGAGAAGTGTGTGACCTCGCCCCGCCAGGTGTCTGCTTTGCACTATAAGGATGTCAGTATCTCCATGGTAGCGGCCAGTAATGGTGCCACGGTGTGTGTGACGGTGAAGGGCGATGTTTACCTGCTGGCTGACTACCAGTGCAAGAAGCTGGCCTCTAA gCAACTCAACATTAAGAAGGTTCTGGTGACCGGCGGGACTCTGGACCATCGCGTGGACCCCCAGTTGCTTAACGAGAACGGGGGAGAGAAGGCCGCCATCTTGGCCTTGGACGAGGCTGGACGG gtgttcTGCTGGCGTTCCGTGGGCGGAGCCCTGAGGCAGTGCAGGTGGGCGTACGGCCGCCAGGTGTTCATGTCTGACATCGCCCTCAGCAAGAGCAACATGATGTTCGTAACGCAGGAAGGAGAGGGCTTCAGTGGCCAGTGGCTCGGGGAGTACAAGAAGATCACAGACAAGAAAG ACCCGACCGGGGGGGTGGAGGTTTGTGGCCACTCGGAAGCTGGAGGGGTGTACGAGCGCATCCGTCTGGAAAAGCTTCCCTACGTCCACCGAGCCGTCAGCATTACAGTCGACTCCAAGGGACGCAACTTTGCCGTGCTACAGTCCGACCCTAAGACCAG TCTGTATGAGATTCCTACCGTCTCCATGTCCACGTTCTCCGATCACCTGCGCGTGCTCCGTGCCGAGGCAGACGAGATGGACAGCATCCACGATGTCACGCTGCAGGCCGGTGACCGCACCTTCCCCGCCCACAAGTACATTCTGTCCGTGCGCTCTGACTTCTTCCGGAAGCTTCTGTTCCGCGAGGGCGGCCAGGGTGACGGCGGCGGAGAGGACtgggacgaggaggaggaggtgcggCGGAGCGAGGACGCGTCCGGCTGCGACCTGCTCGTCTTGGAGAAGGTTTCAGCGGAGCTGCTGGAGCAGGCGCTGCAGTTCGTCTACGCGGACACGTGCGAGATGCTGACCCACGGCGCCCGGCCCAGCGTCCCACGCGTCAACGCCACCAACAGCGCCAGGAAGCCGGGCCACAACCAGCAGAAGCAGAACCAGCAGAACCAGCAGGAGCAGCTGATCCACAGCCTGCAGGAGCTGGGCCTGGGGGACAGCCTGCGGGGACGCTCGGCGCTGGAGGTGTACCGCTCGCTGCCGCCCCCTACCCACGTGGAGGGGGATAACCGGGACAAAGAGAAGCCCAAGGGGAAAGGCCCCAAGCCTGGCAAGAAGGGCAGcaagggtggtggtgggagtgAAGCGGGCGGTCCCAGCCCAGTGAAGATGCTGCAGGCGCTGGCAAAAAGACTGGGTCTGGGCAGCCTCTCCAACAG GTTGGAAGGCGTGAAGTTTGAGAATGGCACAGTCACTGTGACTGCCAAGAAGACGGGCAGCAGACCGAAGTTCAACCAGAAGAAATG CACCTACCTGTGTGATGTCACACTTCGAGCTGAGGATGGCAAAGAATTCCCCTGCCACAAATGTGTCCTGTGTGCACGATTGG AATATTTCAACAGTATGCTTGGAAACCCCTGGATTGAG GCCACAAGCTGTACTGCGCTGGATATGCCCACCAGCTCTGAGGTTCTGCAGGTCATCTTAGAGTATGTTTACACAGACGACTCACCAACTGTCAAAG AGTCCCTGAAAGTGGAGTTTGTGTGTAACGTGCTGGTGGTGGCGGACCAGCTCCTCATCCCCCGACTGAAGGAGATGTGTGAGGTGGCCATCACTGAGAACC TGACCCTGAAGAACGCTGCAGAGCTGCTGGAGTTTGCGTCCATGTACAACGCTGACCAGCTGAAGCTCTCCTGCCAGCAGTTCATCGTGCTCAACATGGCTGCCCTGCTCGAGTCACG ggcGTTGGATGTTCTGAGTGAAGATGTGTTGGTAGAGCTGTCTTCAGCCTACAGGAGAATG ATCCCAGCCATGCAGAAGCGCCTGATCACTCCTTACCCCAACGCCCCGGACCTGAGCGGGTACGAGGACCGagacctcctctcctctctgggccCCAGCAACGACACCAACCACTCCTGCAA TGAGAGTCTGCTGAAGAAAGCCAAGCTCAAGGCCAAGCGGAAGCCAAGGCGCCGCAGCGACAGCTCCGGCGGCTACACCCTGTCTGATATCATCCATAGCCCGCCTCCTTCAG GGGAGAAGTGTTTGTCCTCGGGGGTGTTCTTCGGGGACCTGGGACCCCCAGCGAAGGCTAACTCTGTGGAGTCGCTGCATGAGGTGGTCACCTCGGACTCCGAGGGCAGCTACATGGGGGTGGGCAGCCCGCGAGACCTGCAGTCCCCCATACCCCTGACCCGACCGGAAACActg GAGGAGAAATGCGGCCCCCCTTGGATGAGGACtccccccaacaccccccaTCTGAGGAATGGGGGCCCCGCCCCACTGGCAAGCTCCGCCCCTGAGCCAATACCTGTGGTCAAATCCAG CACTGTCCGTCAGACTCCTGTGGTGGACCTCAGGATTATTATGGAGATGGAAGCCAACTCCATGAATCAAGGAGCCACCCCTAAAGCCCTGGATC